One part of the Aurantibacillus circumpalustris genome encodes these proteins:
- a CDS encoding HYC_CC_PP family protein encodes MRISNLKKYLFGLVVITYVITVIGIPVYYHYCGGELEEINYVLKGSNCCGDDDSQEENDGCCKNESHVLKSNIDFTFKTTGDYVFLKDSGINYSSLPFKSSIKRLISIPSFVYVNTPPSRVQHSLVISTSVLRI; translated from the coding sequence TTGCGTATCAGTAATTTAAAAAAATATTTATTCGGTCTTGTAGTAATAACTTACGTTATTACTGTTATAGGCATTCCTGTTTATTACCATTATTGTGGCGGTGAATTGGAAGAAATAAACTATGTTTTAAAGGGTAGTAATTGTTGTGGTGATGACGATTCTCAGGAAGAAAATGATGGCTGTTGTAAAAACGAAAGTCATGTTTTAAAAAGTAATATTGATTTTACTTTTAAGACCACGGGTGATTACGTTTTTTTAAAGGATAGCGGCATCAACTATTCTTCTTTACCATTTAAATCGTCTATCAAACGTTTAATTTCGATTCCCAGTTTTGTTTATGTTAATACTCCACCATCGCGAGTCCAGCATAGTCTAGTTATATCTACCTCTGTTCTGAGGATTTAG
- a CDS encoding heavy-metal-associated domain-containing protein — MKTLMIGFISLFISLSGLAQDNTVKTATILVKGNCEECKERIENAADIKGVKISSWDEKTQILTVTYKSDKVSLVQIEKAIAVSGHDAADIKAGDASYKKLPSCCKYRDRACEPK; from the coding sequence ATGAAAACATTAATGATAGGATTTATATCCTTATTTATTTCTTTGTCAGGATTGGCACAAGATAATACAGTAAAAACCGCCACCATATTGGTAAAAGGTAATTGTGAAGAATGTAAAGAAAGGATTGAAAACGCCGCTGATATCAAAGGCGTAAAGATCTCTTCTTGGGATGAGAAAACACAAATTTTAACCGTTACCTATAAATCAGATAAGGTAAGCTTGGTACAAATAGAAAAAGCTATTGCTGTCAGTGGTCATGATGCTGCTGATATAAAGGCAGGTGACGCTAGTTATAAGAAACTCCCTTCTTGTTGTAAATACCGCGACAGGGCTTGCGAACCAAAATAA
- a CDS encoding TonB-dependent receptor — protein MQGLRYLFVLLGIILATNYNAQVKGKVVEISKKSDTTIVPGVVVIWEGSAIGSTTDENGNFTLPIFSETNRLIISSVGYENKTITVMDTSKFLLLVLKSGIDLNEVEILYYTNGTEVSYLNPIKMEMLNERSLMKAACCNLSESFETNPSIDVNFADAISGAKQIQMLGLSGQYAQITKENMPYLRGLANNYGLSFIPGTWIQSIQLSKGAGSVVNGYESLTGQINTELQNPESSDKLNFNVYANENARNEYNLNLSHRFNPKLSFGLLSHMSYNPLVQDLNKDGFADIPTGKQYNFMNKYAFNNGKNFEAQVGAAYVKDERAGGQYAGTVKNYNDTVPLYKIGIDNEKWEVYSKTGFVFKKKPGTSMGLQLSYLDHNQTNFYGNNKYNGLEKTFYANYIFQGILGTTNNTYKIGASFMNDEVKESFNLYKFKRLEQVTGVFAEYAKNYKEKFNIVAGIRVDQHNYYGLFVIPRLHLRYAFKPTSVLRFSGGRALRTANIFTDNSYLMASSRQWYVETSDLAKPYGLNPETAWNYGLNYTQKFKINYRDAYVTLDLYRTDFVNQVVTDIDYNTQEVHIFNLKGPSYSNTFQFEFNMEPRKRLFVKMAYRFVDTKMSFKEGLMQKAMVSKHRAFINIGYETKNSHWLFDFTTQYNGAKRLPGTETNPDEYQRAAYSPDYFNLLGQITYVTKIKKADFNIYLGVENLLNYKQTNPIVSGDMPYSKYFDASMVWGSIYGRMLYMGLRFKIK, from the coding sequence ATGCAAGGCTTACGATATTTATTCGTTTTGCTGGGAATAATTCTGGCTACGAATTACAACGCACAAGTAAAAGGTAAAGTTGTAGAAATTTCAAAAAAATCTGATACCACTATTGTTCCTGGTGTAGTTGTGATATGGGAAGGATCTGCTATAGGATCAACAACAGACGAAAACGGAAACTTTACACTTCCAATATTTTCAGAAACCAATCGCTTGATCATAAGCTCTGTCGGTTATGAAAACAAAACGATTACTGTTATGGATACGAGTAAGTTTTTATTACTTGTTTTAAAAAGTGGAATTGATTTAAACGAAGTTGAAATTTTATATTACACTAATGGTACTGAAGTTTCGTATCTGAATCCAATTAAAATGGAAATGCTTAACGAGCGCTCTTTAATGAAGGCAGCTTGCTGTAATCTTTCTGAAAGCTTTGAAACCAATCCAAGTATTGATGTAAATTTTGCCGACGCAATTAGCGGTGCAAAACAAATTCAAATGCTTGGACTTTCTGGTCAGTATGCGCAAATCACGAAAGAGAACATGCCATATTTAAGAGGACTTGCAAATAATTACGGCCTAAGTTTTATTCCCGGCACTTGGATTCAATCCATACAGCTGAGTAAAGGAGCGGGTTCTGTGGTAAATGGATACGAAAGTTTAACCGGACAGATTAACACCGAACTTCAAAATCCCGAAAGCAGTGATAAATTAAACTTCAATGTTTATGCAAACGAAAATGCACGGAACGAGTACAATCTTAATTTATCACATCGTTTTAATCCTAAATTATCGTTTGGTTTATTAAGTCATATGAGTTATAATCCATTAGTTCAAGATTTAAATAAGGATGGGTTTGCCGATATTCCAACAGGAAAACAATACAACTTTATGAATAAATACGCCTTTAACAATGGCAAAAATTTTGAAGCACAAGTTGGTGCAGCTTATGTAAAGGATGAACGCGCTGGCGGACAATACGCTGGTACCGTAAAAAATTACAACGATACTGTTCCACTTTATAAGATTGGTATTGATAATGAGAAATGGGAAGTGTATAGCAAAACCGGATTTGTATTTAAAAAGAAACCTGGAACTAGCATGGGTTTGCAGTTATCATACTTAGATCACAATCAAACTAATTTTTATGGCAATAATAAATATAATGGCCTTGAAAAAACGTTTTACGCTAATTATATTTTTCAAGGTATACTTGGAACAACCAACAACACCTACAAAATTGGTGCTAGCTTTATGAACGATGAGGTGAAGGAATCATTTAATCTTTACAAATTTAAACGTCTCGAACAAGTTACTGGTGTCTTTGCTGAATATGCCAAAAACTACAAAGAAAAGTTTAATATCGTTGCCGGCATTCGTGTAGATCAACATAATTATTACGGTTTATTTGTTATACCCCGTCTTCATTTACGTTATGCTTTTAAACCAACAAGTGTGTTAAGATTCAGTGGAGGAAGGGCTTTACGCACAGCGAATATTTTTACCGATAATTCATACTTGATGGCATCGTCGCGACAATGGTATGTTGAGACTTCTGATCTTGCAAAACCGTACGGACTAAATCCAGAAACTGCTTGGAATTATGGTTTAAATTACACACAGAAATTTAAAATTAATTACCGTGATGCTTATGTTACTTTAGATTTATACAGAACTGATTTTGTAAATCAAGTAGTAACTGATATTGATTACAATACACAGGAGGTTCATATTTTTAATTTGAAGGGTCCCTCCTACTCGAATACGTTTCAATTTGAATTTAATATGGAACCGCGCAAACGTCTTTTTGTAAAAATGGCTTACCGATTTGTGGATACAAAAATGAGTTTCAAAGAAGGCTTAATGCAAAAAGCAATGGTATCAAAACACAGAGCCTTTATTAACATTGGTTACGAAACAAAAAATAGTCATTGGCTATTTGATTTTACAACACAGTACAACGGCGCTAAACGCTTACCAGGAACCGAGACTAATCCTGATGAATACCAACGCGCTGCTTATTCGCCAGACTATTTTAATTTACTCGGACAAATAACCTATGTAACCAAAATTAAAAAAGCAGACTTTAATATTTATTTAGGCGTGGAAAATTTATTGAACTACAAACAAACGAATCCTATTGTTTCGGGCGATATGCCTTACAGTAAATATTTTGATGCCAGTATGGTTTGGGGGTCCATTTACGGAAGAATGTTATATATGGGATTAAGATTTAAAATAAAATAG
- a CDS encoding site-2 protease family protein, whose translation MSESFNQEQNPSEEKFTSSFPPKPIVEEKSQNALRRSLISLAIYALMFYFLFDRNIVYIAAILLVLIIHEMGHFLFMKLFNYSNVKIFIIPLLGAFTSGKKQQVSQWQLSLIILAGPLPGIIIGCLLFWLNKDLKNETIEMLYSSFLVINLLNCLPFFPLDGGRLIETLFFKENYIIRLVFGIISIIVLLFLFAYLNPILLIVPVIIGLELYNENKHQKIREYLKHEKINYHVDYVNLPDKDYWLIRDCLIFSFPKKYNLLTPGKYEYAIVEPIVIQQINAVLQVNLNPDLNLFKRVLMVLFYIGIFVGPILLFLLNR comes from the coding sequence GTGAGCGAATCGTTTAATCAAGAACAAAATCCATCCGAAGAAAAATTCACAAGTAGTTTTCCTCCTAAACCAATTGTGGAAGAAAAAAGTCAAAATGCTCTAAGGCGCTCATTAATTAGCTTGGCCATTTATGCTTTGATGTTTTATTTTTTGTTCGATCGCAACATCGTTTATATTGCGGCTATTCTTTTGGTGCTTATAATCCATGAGATGGGACATTTTCTTTTTATGAAACTATTTAATTATAGTAATGTAAAAATCTTTATTATTCCACTACTGGGAGCATTTACCTCAGGAAAAAAACAACAAGTATCTCAATGGCAATTAAGTCTTATTATATTAGCAGGACCACTTCCGGGAATTATTATTGGTTGTTTGTTATTTTGGCTAAATAAAGATTTAAAGAATGAAACAATAGAGATGCTATATTCCTCTTTTCTTGTCATAAATCTTTTAAACTGTTTGCCTTTTTTTCCTTTAGATGGCGGAAGACTCATAGAAACTTTATTTTTTAAAGAAAACTACATCATTCGTTTAGTGTTTGGAATTATATCCATTATAGTACTGTTATTTTTATTCGCGTATTTAAATCCAATATTGCTTATTGTGCCTGTAATTATTGGATTGGAGTTGTACAACGAAAACAAACACCAAAAAATTAGAGAATATTTAAAACATGAAAAAATTAATTATCATGTTGATTACGTGAACTTACCAGATAAAGATTATTGGTTAATTCGTGATTGCCTAATCTTCTCTTTTCCTAAAAAATATAATTTACTTACACCTGGTAAATACGAATACGCCATTGTTGAACCTATTGTTATTCAACAAATAAATGCGGTTTTGCAGGTAAATTTGAATCCTGATCTTAATCTTTTCAAGAGAGTATTGATGGTACTCTTCTATATTGGAATTTTTGTAGGACCAATTCTATTATTTCTTTTAAATAGATAG
- a CDS encoding COX15/CtaA family protein — MASISQSPHKQIIYWLLVGCFLIYVMVVVGCLTRLTHSGLSITDWSFMGSIPPLNENMWLERFAKYQQSPEFQKVNFEMTLEEFKPIFLWEYIHRMIGRTMMYVFAFGFIYFLLKKKIKKSMWPGFVLLFFMGAMQAVIGWWMVYSGLQKQPAVSHYRLAAHLMSAFILFAFTFWFALRLIYPKEEAEETDGKKIKSLTFLFFIVLIIQIIYGAFTAGYAEGDNTKIRPGHIFNTWPKMGNDWIPEQVYMKEGVLENILENPSGIQFMHRTIALLIVVLICMLWYKSNKLSLNKQQTLGINLLIFGVTIQFILGVLTLLYNVPVIMGTLHQTGAFFLFSISIYLIYHLSNKKPSI, encoded by the coding sequence ATGGCTTCAATTTCACAGTCTCCTCACAAACAAATTATTTACTGGCTTCTAGTTGGTTGCTTCTTAATTTATGTGATGGTGGTAGTTGGTTGTTTAACACGATTAACGCATTCTGGTCTGTCAATTACTGATTGGAGTTTTATGGGATCTATTCCTCCCTTAAACGAAAATATGTGGTTGGAACGTTTTGCGAAATACCAACAAAGTCCTGAGTTTCAGAAAGTCAATTTTGAAATGACGCTTGAAGAATTTAAACCAATTTTTCTTTGGGAATATATTCACCGCATGATTGGTAGAACAATGATGTACGTGTTTGCTTTTGGATTTATTTATTTTTTATTGAAGAAGAAAATCAAAAAGAGTATGTGGCCTGGTTTTGTACTTCTTTTTTTTATGGGAGCAATGCAAGCTGTTATTGGCTGGTGGATGGTTTATAGCGGACTTCAAAAACAACCGGCCGTTAGTCATTATCGCTTAGCGGCACATTTAATGAGTGCGTTTATTTTGTTTGCTTTTACATTTTGGTTTGCATTACGCTTAATCTATCCAAAAGAAGAAGCCGAAGAAACAGATGGAAAAAAAATTAAATCACTTACATTCCTGTTTTTTATTGTATTAATCATTCAAATTATTTACGGTGCGTTTACAGCAGGGTATGCTGAAGGCGATAATACAAAGATTAGACCTGGACATATCTTTAACACCTGGCCAAAAATGGGTAATGACTGGATTCCAGAACAGGTGTACATGAAGGAAGGTGTGCTTGAAAATATACTTGAAAATCCTAGCGGCATACAGTTTATGCATAGAACGATTGCTTTACTTATTGTTGTACTAATTTGCATGCTTTGGTATAAATCAAATAAACTTAGTCTCAACAAACAGCAAACTTTAGGAATTAACTTACTTATTTTTGGCGTTACTATTCAATTTATTTTAGGAGTATTGACTTTGTTATACAATGTGCCGGTTATTATGGGCACATTGCATCAAACGGGCGCCTTCTTTTTATTTTCAATTAGCATCTATTTGATTTATCATTTATCTAATAAAAAACCAAGCATCTAG